From a region of the Salvelinus alpinus chromosome 2, SLU_Salpinus.1, whole genome shotgun sequence genome:
- the LOC139567516 gene encoding nucleolar protein 11-like isoform X2 — translation MATLNEGFTLCGLVQTPSASDSAIQGIELDGDSDHAVVTDSTRSVTLYKVSDQKPLGRWTVKQGQLLTCPAVFNFQTKEYVVVSDNKVIRVWKDEDLSLDKAFKATVSADVWRVHSAPGGEPVVLFQRGAVRLLDSLLSSPQQPIEDILSEEEVIRWSTNIVAEKQHFVLFTTEQKGEHFLYAQRFNPNTLQKYRLEGEDSGAPPLSVSASLRDKHINLLYLYPNGCVYQSVVAVRGPVGLEGVQALPRSLRLRLPVGEGELGAASAVALDEAHVAVVGMPHPSARTGKDFLCIWNTNFQTLQAGREMVGRIHGQVWCYLGKLFVPHGKALSVIPYECQKSSLASALGKLRCAGIAVSTSSVAVPSWNTLLHGDQPQGPTKIVDTRKSKLRRKGQSAPALTVDQVLELIKTGPVEEVQREVEALVSRGDAQDLQLSVGWLACHLVARSQVETAFYAPGALAQLVQTQCLCHSVCPDLLLLALEHKDYFLCQLCLQLFPDIPEVVTCACLKTFISVPDGDVEMVSLEPDSVSFMEGLLAAGARGGQQNGFSPPLFEEDSCDPHHQPKPPQHQDKKNPTLQLEVCPVGLHKAVLLNEVLQAPYSDNLLLPHLKDLNTQQVILFLQYLQFVYLKYSQDVYTQTAGLRSPTMTQIIDWVCLLLDAHFMVLVMAPDAKGLLSSLESFVKSQVKLFSELGKIEGSLQELHKMKPSKDISQYSIEVIELF, via the exons ATGGCCACGCTGAATGAGGGATTCACGTTGTGCGGACTTGTACAAACTCCAAGTGCTTCAGATTCGGCAATTCAGGGAATTGAACTGGATGGAGACAGTGACCATGCCGTCGTCACCGATTCCACGAGATCTGTCACTTTATACAAG GTTTCAGACCAGAAGCCTCTGGGTAGGTGGACGGTGAAACAGGGACAGCTGTTGACTTGTCCTGCAGTGTTCAACTTTCAGACCAAGGAGTATGTAGTGGTCTCCGACAACAAG GTCATCAGAGTTTGGAAAGATGAAGACCTCAGTTTAGACAAAGCATTTAAAGCAACT GTATCTGCTGATGTATGGAGGGTCCACTCTGCCCCTGGGGGAGAGCCTGTGGTGCTGTTTCAGAGAGGGGCAGTCAGACTCCTggactccctcctctcctccccccagcaGCCCATAGAGGACATCCTGTCAGAGGAGGAGGTCATAAG ATGGAGCACCAACATCGTGGCTGAGAAACAACACTTTGTCCTCTTCACGACAGAGCAG AAAGGGGAGCACTTCCTGTATGCGCAGAGGTTCAACCCCAACACCCTACAGAAGTATAGGCTGGAGGGAGAAGACTCTGGAGCTCCCCCATTgagtgtctctgcctctctccggGACAAACACATCAACCTGCTCTACCTGT aCCCAAACGGCTGTGTGTACCAGAGTGTGGTGGCGGTGCGGGGGCCTGTGGGGCTGGAAGGGGTGCAGGCCCTGCCTCGTAGCCTGCGCCTGAGGCTGCCCGTTGGGGAGGGGGAGCTGGGAGCTGCCTCGGCGGTGGCCCTGGACGAAGCTCATGTGGCTGTGGTGGGGATGCCCCATCCCTCCGCCAGGACGGGCAAAG atTTCCTCTGCATCTGGAATACTAATTTCCAGACTCTTCAGGCTGGCAGGGAGATGGTGGGAAGAATCCATGGACAG GTCTGGTGTTATTTAGGAAAGCTTTTTGTCCCTCATGGCAAGGCCCTCTCCGTCATTCCCTACGAGTGTCAGAAGTCCTCCCTGGCCTCGGCCCTGGGGAAACTACGATGCGCCGGGATCGCAG TGTCCACGTCGTCAGTGGCTGTGCCCTCTTGGAACACCCTACTCCATGGGGATCAGCCACAGGGGCCCACCAAAATAGTGGATACCAGGAAGAGT AAGCTGAGACGGAAGGGCCAATCAGCGCCTGCCCTCACAGTGGACCAAGTACTGGAGCTAATCAAG ACTGGTCCAGTGGAGGAGGTCCAGAGGGAGGTGGAGGCCCTGGTCTCCAGAGGCGATGCCCAGGACCTGCAGCTCTCGGTGGGCTGGCTGGCCTGCCACCTGGTGGCCCGAAGCCAGGTCGAGACAGCCTTCTACGCTCCCGGGGCCTTGGCACAGCTGGTACAAACACAGTGCCTTTGCCACAG CGTGTGTCCCGACCTCCTGCTGCTGGCCCTGGAGCACAAGGACTACTTCCTGTGTCAGCTCTGCCTGCAGCTCTTCCCAGACATCCCTGAGGTGGTCACGTGTGCCTGCCTCAAAACTTTCATCAG TGTGCCAGACGGCGACGTGGAGATGGTCAGTCTGGAGCCGGACAGCGTGTCCTTCATGGAGGGCCTGCTGGCGGCGGGGGCCCGGGGGGGCCAACAGAACGGCTTCAGCCCCCCTCTGTTTGAGGAGGACAGCTGTGACCCCCACCACCAGCCCAAACCTCCCCAGCACCAGGATAAGAAGAACCCCACACTGCAGCTGGAGGTCTGCCCCGTGGGTCTACACAAGGCTGTGCTGCT TAATGAGGTCCTGCAGGCGCCGTACAGTGACAACCTCCTGCTCCCACACCTGAAGGACCTCAACACTCAGCAGGTTATT CTCTTTCTTCAGTACCTCCAGTTCGTCTATTTGAAATATTCCCAAGACGTCTACACACAAACGGCAGGTTTGAGATCGCCCACAATGACACAG ATCATTGACTGGGTGTGCTTGTTGTTGGATGCTCATTTCATGGTCTTGGTCATGGCTCCTGATGCCAAAGGATTGTTGTCAAGTCTTGAAAGCTTTGTCAAGTCCCAG GTGAAACTATTCTCTGAACTGGGGAAGATCGAGGGCAGTCTTCAAGAGCTCCACAAAATGAAGCCGTCGAAGGACATCAGCCAGTACTCCATAGAAGTCATTGAGCTGTTTTAG
- the LOC139567516 gene encoding nucleolar protein 11-like isoform X1, whose amino-acid sequence MATLNEGFTLCGLVQTPSASDSAIQGIELDGDSDHAVVTDSTRSVTLYKVSDQKPLGRWTVKQGQLLTCPAVFNFQTKEYVVVSDNKVIRVWKDEDLSLDKAFKATVSADVWRVHSAPGGEPVVLFQRGAVRLLDSLLSSPQQPIEDILSEEEVIRWSTNIVAEKQHFVLFTTEQKGEHFLYAQRFNPNTLQKYRLEGEDSGAPPLSVSASLRDKHINLLYLYPNGCVYQSVVAVRGPVGLEGVQALPRSLRLRLPVGEGELGAASAVALDEAHVAVVGMPHPSARTGKDFLCIWNTNFQTLQAGREMVGRIHGQVWCYLGKLFVPHGKALSVIPYECQKSSLASALGKLRCAGIAVSTSSVAVPSWNTLLHGDQPQGPTKIVDTRKSSSLVQKLRRKGQSAPALTVDQVLELIKTGPVEEVQREVEALVSRGDAQDLQLSVGWLACHLVARSQVETAFYAPGALAQLVQTQCLCHSVCPDLLLLALEHKDYFLCQLCLQLFPDIPEVVTCACLKTFISVPDGDVEMVSLEPDSVSFMEGLLAAGARGGQQNGFSPPLFEEDSCDPHHQPKPPQHQDKKNPTLQLEVCPVGLHKAVLLNEVLQAPYSDNLLLPHLKDLNTQQVILFLQYLQFVYLKYSQDVYTQTAGLRSPTMTQIIDWVCLLLDAHFMVLVMAPDAKGLLSSLESFVKSQVKLFSELGKIEGSLQELHKMKPSKDISQYSIEVIELF is encoded by the exons ATGGCCACGCTGAATGAGGGATTCACGTTGTGCGGACTTGTACAAACTCCAAGTGCTTCAGATTCGGCAATTCAGGGAATTGAACTGGATGGAGACAGTGACCATGCCGTCGTCACCGATTCCACGAGATCTGTCACTTTATACAAG GTTTCAGACCAGAAGCCTCTGGGTAGGTGGACGGTGAAACAGGGACAGCTGTTGACTTGTCCTGCAGTGTTCAACTTTCAGACCAAGGAGTATGTAGTGGTCTCCGACAACAAG GTCATCAGAGTTTGGAAAGATGAAGACCTCAGTTTAGACAAAGCATTTAAAGCAACT GTATCTGCTGATGTATGGAGGGTCCACTCTGCCCCTGGGGGAGAGCCTGTGGTGCTGTTTCAGAGAGGGGCAGTCAGACTCCTggactccctcctctcctccccccagcaGCCCATAGAGGACATCCTGTCAGAGGAGGAGGTCATAAG ATGGAGCACCAACATCGTGGCTGAGAAACAACACTTTGTCCTCTTCACGACAGAGCAG AAAGGGGAGCACTTCCTGTATGCGCAGAGGTTCAACCCCAACACCCTACAGAAGTATAGGCTGGAGGGAGAAGACTCTGGAGCTCCCCCATTgagtgtctctgcctctctccggGACAAACACATCAACCTGCTCTACCTGT aCCCAAACGGCTGTGTGTACCAGAGTGTGGTGGCGGTGCGGGGGCCTGTGGGGCTGGAAGGGGTGCAGGCCCTGCCTCGTAGCCTGCGCCTGAGGCTGCCCGTTGGGGAGGGGGAGCTGGGAGCTGCCTCGGCGGTGGCCCTGGACGAAGCTCATGTGGCTGTGGTGGGGATGCCCCATCCCTCCGCCAGGACGGGCAAAG atTTCCTCTGCATCTGGAATACTAATTTCCAGACTCTTCAGGCTGGCAGGGAGATGGTGGGAAGAATCCATGGACAG GTCTGGTGTTATTTAGGAAAGCTTTTTGTCCCTCATGGCAAGGCCCTCTCCGTCATTCCCTACGAGTGTCAGAAGTCCTCCCTGGCCTCGGCCCTGGGGAAACTACGATGCGCCGGGATCGCAG TGTCCACGTCGTCAGTGGCTGTGCCCTCTTGGAACACCCTACTCCATGGGGATCAGCCACAGGGGCCCACCAAAATAGTGGATACCAGGAAGAGT TCCTCCCTTGTACAGAAGCTGAGACGGAAGGGCCAATCAGCGCCTGCCCTCACAGTGGACCAAGTACTGGAGCTAATCAAG ACTGGTCCAGTGGAGGAGGTCCAGAGGGAGGTGGAGGCCCTGGTCTCCAGAGGCGATGCCCAGGACCTGCAGCTCTCGGTGGGCTGGCTGGCCTGCCACCTGGTGGCCCGAAGCCAGGTCGAGACAGCCTTCTACGCTCCCGGGGCCTTGGCACAGCTGGTACAAACACAGTGCCTTTGCCACAG CGTGTGTCCCGACCTCCTGCTGCTGGCCCTGGAGCACAAGGACTACTTCCTGTGTCAGCTCTGCCTGCAGCTCTTCCCAGACATCCCTGAGGTGGTCACGTGTGCCTGCCTCAAAACTTTCATCAG TGTGCCAGACGGCGACGTGGAGATGGTCAGTCTGGAGCCGGACAGCGTGTCCTTCATGGAGGGCCTGCTGGCGGCGGGGGCCCGGGGGGGCCAACAGAACGGCTTCAGCCCCCCTCTGTTTGAGGAGGACAGCTGTGACCCCCACCACCAGCCCAAACCTCCCCAGCACCAGGATAAGAAGAACCCCACACTGCAGCTGGAGGTCTGCCCCGTGGGTCTACACAAGGCTGTGCTGCT TAATGAGGTCCTGCAGGCGCCGTACAGTGACAACCTCCTGCTCCCACACCTGAAGGACCTCAACACTCAGCAGGTTATT CTCTTTCTTCAGTACCTCCAGTTCGTCTATTTGAAATATTCCCAAGACGTCTACACACAAACGGCAGGTTTGAGATCGCCCACAATGACACAG ATCATTGACTGGGTGTGCTTGTTGTTGGATGCTCATTTCATGGTCTTGGTCATGGCTCCTGATGCCAAAGGATTGTTGTCAAGTCTTGAAAGCTTTGTCAAGTCCCAG GTGAAACTATTCTCTGAACTGGGGAAGATCGAGGGCAGTCTTCAAGAGCTCCACAAAATGAAGCCGTCGAAGGACATCAGCCAGTACTCCATAGAAGTCATTGAGCTGTTTTAG